In Pelosinus sp. UFO1, one genomic interval encodes:
- the spoIIP gene encoding stage II sporulation protein P: protein MLTRRARHREKYKSSKRIAVILLLLFLLCVAIWPHLGISEEALAVSANSSIQQKQYRVPQWRDILFSGVPGLNTATELKNPVTIKNKDSIQQVIRETLLFFIGVDIKDMRSIFQAEIPILAKFKAGPQTVSAMSLPNFPKFETKSSLPSGKPVVGLYYTHTAESFIPSSGAAHKPGGQRGDIVDVGEALTKKLGTYGISTLQNTTIHDYPSFMKAYDASEVTVRKMLAENPSIQMLFDIHRDADKRENYTAIVNGVEVAKIKIIVCVGQQDLVQPHWQQNHAFAKLIDAKLNQRYPGLSRGIQMENWRYNQHLHPRALLIEIGCQESSKEEAERGIEMFGDILAEIIEESNKQ, encoded by the coding sequence ATGTTAACAAGACGCGCTCGCCATAGAGAAAAGTATAAATCATCTAAAAGGATAGCAGTAATTCTTCTGTTGTTATTTTTGTTATGTGTAGCAATATGGCCTCATCTTGGGATATCTGAAGAAGCTTTAGCAGTGAGTGCCAATAGTTCAATACAACAAAAACAGTATAGAGTGCCACAATGGCGTGATATATTATTCTCAGGAGTTCCAGGACTAAATACTGCTACAGAATTGAAAAATCCAGTTACGATAAAAAATAAAGATAGTATACAACAAGTCATTAGAGAGACACTGTTATTTTTTATCGGTGTGGATATTAAAGATATGAGATCTATCTTTCAGGCTGAAATTCCTATATTAGCAAAATTTAAAGCGGGGCCGCAAACAGTAAGTGCTATGAGTCTGCCTAACTTTCCTAAATTTGAAACGAAAAGCAGTTTGCCAAGTGGCAAACCCGTGGTAGGGTTATATTATACTCACACAGCGGAGTCCTTTATTCCTAGCTCTGGAGCAGCGCACAAGCCGGGTGGTCAGCGAGGAGATATTGTAGATGTGGGAGAAGCCTTAACAAAAAAGTTAGGTACTTATGGTATTTCCACACTACAGAATACGACAATTCATGATTACCCTAGTTTTATGAAAGCTTATGATGCTTCAGAAGTTACTGTGAGGAAGATGTTAGCCGAAAACCCGTCCATTCAGATGCTCTTTGATATTCATCGTGATGCCGATAAACGAGAAAATTATACGGCTATTGTAAATGGTGTAGAGGTCGCAAAAATCAAGATAATCGTTTGTGTAGGACAACAGGATTTAGTGCAACCCCATTGGCAGCAAAATCATGCCTTTGCTAAATTAATTGATGCCAAGTTGAATCAACGCTATCCAGGTCTTTCCCGTGGAATTCAGATGGAAAATTGGCGCTATAACCAACATCTTCACCCACGGGCATTATTAATTGAAATAGGGTGCCAGGAAAGTAGTAAAGAGGAAGCAGAGCGTGGAATTGAAATGTTTGGTGATATATTGGCGGAAATTATTGAAGAGAGCAACAAACAATAG
- the gpr gene encoding GPR endopeptidase, translating into MGHFTGSSRTDLALEVREMLTKEVSEDIPGVLVETAEDEEVIITKVNITTPEAEKIMGKGKGTYVTIEAQGLRYKNTPLQQKIMKLLAKELVDMADLGKNATVLVIGLGNWNITPDALGPRAIDKIVVTRHLQEMLSPELKGGVRSVCAIAPGVLGITGMETVEIVQGLVSKIKPNLVIAIDALAAASTRRVITTVQLANTGISPGSGVGNKRFGLTKESLGVPVIAIGVPTVVHASTIAMDTINTLQEHAPFARYFKSMENLSDTDRRTIVGQVLPEVLGDLMVTPKEVDRFIDDIAVVLAGGINQAMHPHIDYENIHTYLHG; encoded by the coding sequence GTGGGCCATTTCACAGGAAGCAGTCGTACTGACTTAGCGCTAGAAGTGCGGGAGATGTTAACTAAAGAAGTTAGTGAAGATATTCCAGGTGTTCTAGTGGAAACGGCAGAGGATGAGGAAGTTATTATTACTAAGGTTAATATTACGACTCCCGAGGCGGAGAAAATAATGGGTAAAGGAAAAGGGACTTATGTGACTATTGAAGCCCAGGGGCTTCGCTATAAAAATACTCCTTTGCAGCAAAAGATTATGAAACTCTTAGCGAAAGAACTGGTCGATATGGCGGACTTGGGAAAAAATGCTACTGTATTGGTTATCGGTCTAGGAAATTGGAATATTACGCCTGATGCCTTAGGACCTAGAGCAATTGATAAAATAGTAGTGACTCGTCATTTGCAGGAAATGTTGTCACCTGAACTTAAGGGTGGGGTGCGATCCGTTTGTGCCATAGCACCAGGTGTTTTAGGCATTACAGGGATGGAAACGGTGGAAATTGTACAAGGGCTAGTTAGTAAAATAAAACCTAATTTGGTTATTGCCATTGATGCATTAGCAGCGGCATCTACTCGCAGAGTGATTACGACAGTCCAACTGGCAAATACAGGAATCAGTCCTGGATCAGGTGTAGGAAATAAACGCTTTGGATTAACGAAGGAATCTTTAGGCGTGCCTGTTATTGCCATTGGGGTACCTACTGTTGTTCATGCCTCTACGATTGCGATGGATACGATTAATACATTGCAAGAACATGCTCCTTTTGCACGTTATTTTAAAAGTATGGAGAATTTATCAGATACAGATCGCCGTACAATTGTCGGCCAAGTTCTACCAGAAGTGTTGGGCGATTTAATGGTTACCCCTAAGGAAGTAGATCGTTTCATTGATGATATTGCCGTCGTTTTAGCTGGGGGGATCAACCAAGCTATGCACCCGCATATTGACTATGAAAACATACATACCTATTTACATGGTTAA
- the rpsT gene encoding 30S ribosomal protein S20: protein MPNIKSSERSVKTDAERRARNFAVRSTIRTVSRKVVESVAAGKNDEAKALLINASKTIDKAASKGVVHKNAAARKKSRLARKLNALAK from the coding sequence TTGCCAAACATTAAATCATCTGAACGTAGCGTAAAAACTGATGCTGAGCGACGCGCTAGAAACTTTGCGGTGAGATCAACCATTAGAACTGTATCTCGCAAAGTAGTTGAGTCCGTAGCTGCTGGTAAAAACGATGAGGCGAAAGCCCTTCTAATTAATGCTAGCAAAACGATTGACAAGGCAGCCAGCAAAGGTGTTGTTCATAAAAATGCCGCGGCCCGCAAGAAATCGAGATTAGCTCGTAAACTTAATGCCTTAGCTAAGTAA
- the holA gene encoding DNA polymerase III subunit delta, which yields MSYAAVLEEIKKGQVKSIYLLHGEETYFIRQIEQAVIKAVLAPEEIEMNLLHLEKDPTINEFIALIETVPFMGGKNVIVVRGTSLFRPRKTGSNEQVETVDKLDERLLSVISNMPDYTHVILSTTDKVDKRRKLFKMIEKHGAAVEVANLKGKDVRGWLIPKLSELNKRMASDAMEYFLGVISIMPQVSLGFLENELEKVALFTEGKNMISHHDLVEIMSSIPEISIFSMIDAVSQKQLGKALQLLGEQVKSGEHPLKLLSLLARQVRLMWQAREMAQDGRSTKEISEKLGVMPFIGEKMLKQSQNFRLEVLKEATLALAAADYDLKSGRANHSVIEQIIIALCR from the coding sequence ATGAGTTATGCAGCAGTTTTAGAAGAAATTAAAAAAGGGCAAGTAAAATCAATATATCTTTTGCATGGTGAAGAGACTTATTTTATTAGACAAATTGAACAGGCTGTTATTAAGGCTGTACTGGCACCTGAGGAAATAGAGATGAACCTTTTGCATTTAGAAAAGGATCCTACTATAAATGAGTTTATCGCTTTAATTGAAACAGTTCCATTTATGGGTGGAAAAAATGTTATTGTTGTACGTGGTACCTCCTTATTTCGTCCAAGAAAAACAGGAAGTAATGAACAAGTCGAAACTGTGGATAAGTTGGATGAGCGTTTGCTAAGCGTTATTAGCAATATGCCAGATTACACACATGTTATTCTTTCCACAACGGATAAAGTGGATAAGCGCCGGAAGCTTTTTAAGATGATAGAAAAGCATGGAGCTGCCGTAGAAGTTGCTAATTTAAAAGGAAAAGACGTGAGAGGGTGGCTTATACCGAAGCTGAGTGAACTTAATAAAAGAATGGCCTCTGACGCGATGGAATACTTCTTGGGAGTTATTAGTATCATGCCTCAAGTATCTTTAGGTTTCTTAGAGAATGAATTGGAGAAGGTAGCCCTGTTTACGGAAGGAAAAAATATGATTAGTCATCATGATTTAGTGGAAATCATGTCTTCCATTCCAGAAATATCAATCTTTTCTATGATTGATGCTGTTAGCCAGAAGCAATTAGGAAAAGCACTTCAATTGCTGGGAGAACAGGTTAAATCAGGAGAACATCCTCTTAAATTATTATCTTTACTGGCACGTCAAGTGCGTCTTATGTGGCAAGCTAGAGAAATGGCACAAGATGGACGTAGCACTAAAGAAATTTCAGAAAAGCTTGGTGTAATGCCCTTCATTGGTGAAAAGATGCTAAAACAGAGTCAAAATTTTAGGCTAGAGGTCTTGAAAGAAGCAACCTTGGCTTTGGCAGCTGCGGATTATGATTTAAAATCAGGTAGAGCCAATCATTCCGTAATTGAACAAATTATTATTGCCCTTTGTAGATAA
- a CDS encoding DNA internalization-related competence protein ComEC/Rec2 — protein sequence MPNLVVLITAAFTAGIWCANYFRWLLPFIYVSSFVTMFILVRQIYRQKQTTWLFATLFFIIGMLRFIHDDALSLVDISHYTGEKVTVYGTIVETPQVTALEEETNKVRYIIETKKVQREKPSVAATGRLFVSSRQSNKETIFQQGNMVQVNGEIIMLHGYNNPGQYDSVAAAQLQGIRGRMSVYGKEISIVDNSYSWKQVATRWREKIIENIKKVMPESHEAILEGILFGGYGGIPREIVADFSTTGIVHILSVSGSHIALVAGIITVLGNNAFKGFMFANKIVPLFAAFFIALYAIFCGLTPPVLRSLIMGLIGLGAVCLEREKDAAVALCLSVLGMLIYQPALIYDLSFQLSFASTAGLVFLNAKTVSKLRFLPLWLASPLAVTISAQVGVLPFIAWYFNSFSLSSFIANLIIVPIIEGILILGLFGTFSGLLVGFVGNVSMVICSLLIGLVLQLTKWLAAMPAAKLYVPPIGILGSILYYGLLCWMYGYKPKNVLSLRETIKKWPQKSAVVVLFLVLCIIGYTVYPRPVSVHFIDVGQGDAALIVTPHGRAILVDTGGTIGETVEFDIGYRVVLPYLRHYGIQGLDYLFLTHGHQDHAGGAAGIAREIPVKNVMLSQEKYTQAVVNLLHVIPRSSVIIATYEGQRIELDGVVIEVLHADTGMNGQSGNEVSSVVRASYGKYSFLFTGDLPAHGEEQMLQSNKDISSTVLKVGHHGARTSSTVEFLQAVAPKYAVISVGNNNSFGHPHGDTIRRLEAQHITIYRTDRQGAIVFKTNGTKMEVDTFLSSD from the coding sequence ATGCCTAATTTAGTTGTACTCATTACAGCTGCTTTTACTGCAGGTATATGGTGTGCCAATTATTTTAGATGGTTGTTACCCTTTATATATGTTAGTAGTTTTGTTACCATGTTTATTCTTGTCAGACAAATCTATAGACAAAAGCAGACGACTTGGTTGTTTGCCACATTGTTTTTTATCATTGGCATGTTACGTTTTATTCATGATGATGCCTTAAGTCTGGTAGATATTAGCCACTATACGGGAGAAAAAGTGACTGTTTATGGTACGATCGTGGAAACACCCCAGGTAACTGCTTTAGAGGAAGAAACAAATAAAGTTAGATATATAATAGAAACAAAAAAAGTGCAGAGGGAGAAGCCGTCAGTGGCTGCCACAGGGAGGTTATTTGTTTCTAGTAGGCAATCTAACAAAGAAACTATCTTCCAGCAAGGAAATATGGTGCAAGTAAATGGCGAAATTATTATGCTGCATGGCTATAATAACCCAGGGCAATACGACAGTGTTGCCGCGGCACAATTACAAGGCATTCGAGGGAGGATGTCTGTTTACGGGAAGGAAATAAGTATTGTAGATAATAGTTACTCATGGAAACAGGTAGCGACGAGATGGCGAGAAAAAATAATCGAAAATATAAAAAAGGTAATGCCTGAAAGTCATGAAGCAATTCTAGAAGGAATTTTATTTGGTGGATATGGGGGTATTCCGCGTGAGATAGTAGCTGATTTTTCAACAACAGGAATTGTACATATTTTGTCTGTGTCAGGATCTCATATTGCTTTAGTAGCGGGGATTATTACCGTATTAGGTAATAATGCATTCAAAGGGTTTATGTTTGCCAATAAAATAGTACCTTTATTCGCAGCTTTTTTTATTGCTTTATATGCGATTTTTTGTGGACTGACCCCTCCAGTATTGCGTTCTCTCATTATGGGCTTGATTGGATTAGGGGCGGTATGCCTTGAACGGGAAAAGGATGCTGCAGTGGCATTGTGTTTATCTGTGCTTGGTATGCTGATTTATCAGCCAGCTCTGATTTATGATTTGAGTTTCCAATTATCGTTTGCTTCAACGGCCGGACTGGTTTTCTTAAATGCTAAGACTGTGAGTAAATTGCGTTTTTTGCCTCTTTGGCTTGCCAGCCCCTTAGCCGTCACCATTTCAGCCCAGGTAGGAGTATTACCCTTTATTGCTTGGTACTTTAATAGTTTCTCCCTTAGCTCTTTTATAGCGAATCTGATCATTGTTCCTATTATTGAAGGTATTTTGATACTAGGACTGTTTGGTACTTTTAGTGGTTTGCTGGTAGGATTTGTAGGGAATGTAAGTATGGTTATCTGCAGTTTGCTGATTGGACTCGTTCTTCAATTAACGAAATGGTTGGCTGCAATGCCCGCTGCAAAGTTATATGTACCGCCTATTGGGATTTTGGGCAGTATACTTTATTATGGATTGCTATGCTGGATGTATGGGTATAAACCGAAAAATGTGTTATCCTTAAGGGAGACGATTAAAAAATGGCCTCAAAAAAGTGCAGTTGTCGTATTATTTCTTGTTTTGTGTATAATAGGCTATACGGTCTATCCTCGCCCTGTATCGGTTCATTTTATTGATGTGGGTCAAGGTGATGCTGCTCTGATCGTTACGCCCCATGGACGGGCAATTCTAGTGGATACTGGCGGCACGATAGGAGAAACTGTAGAGTTTGATATTGGCTACCGCGTCGTTTTACCTTACTTGAGGCATTATGGAATACAAGGGCTTGATTATCTTTTTTTGACCCATGGTCACCAAGATCATGCTGGTGGAGCAGCGGGGATAGCGAGAGAAATTCCGGTGAAAAATGTTATGTTATCTCAGGAAAAATATACACAAGCAGTTGTTAATTTATTGCATGTTATACCTCGCAGTAGCGTTATCATTGCTACTTACGAAGGACAGAGGATAGAACTTGATGGTGTTGTTATTGAGGTGTTACATGCTGATACTGGAATGAATGGACAGAGTGGGAATGAGGTTTCAAGCGTAGTACGAGCGAGTTACGGGAAGTATAGTTTCTTATTTACGGGTGATCTTCCAGCCCATGGTGAGGAACAAATGCTGCAAAGTAATAAGGATATTTCCAGTACGGTACTTAAGGTAGGTCATCATGGGGCGAGAACTTCCTCAACAGTGGAATTTTTGCAAGCTGTAGCGCCTAAGTATGCAGTTATTTCTGTAGGAAATAATAATTCTTTCGGGCATCCTCACGGCGATACCATTCGACGTTTAGAGGCACAACATATTACAATATATCGTACAGATAGACAAGGGGCTATCGTATTTAAAACAAACGGTACAAAAATGGAAGTGGATACTTTTTTATCTTCTGACTAA
- a CDS encoding homocysteine synthase: MTLPEKLRFNSVAVHGGQEPDPTTGSRAVPIYQTTSYNFRDSEHGANLFGLKESGNIYTRIMNPTSDVLEKRIAALEGGVGALAFASGHAAISAAIFNIAQAGDEIVSSATLYGGTYNMFAYTLPRLGIKVTFVDPSDPENFRKAITDKTKAVYAETIGNPKIDVLDIEKVAAIAHENDIPLLIDSTFATPYLSRPIEFGADVVIHSATKFIGGHGTSMGGLVIDSGKFNWDNGKFPLLSEPDPSYGGLSYTTALGPLAYIIRLRIQVLRDLGATVSPFNSFLFLQGIETLHLRMKRHSENAQAVAEYLEKNEQVTWVSYPGLASHPDYELAKKYLPKGAGAILTFGIKGGLEAGRKFIDSLNLFSILANVGDAKSLVIHPASTTHSQLTSEQRATAGVPDELIRLSIGIEDSVDIIADIEQALAVVK, translated from the coding sequence ATGACATTACCAGAAAAATTACGTTTTAACTCAGTAGCAGTGCATGGTGGGCAAGAACCTGATCCTACTACGGGATCCCGGGCAGTACCGATTTATCAAACAACATCTTATAATTTTCGCGATAGCGAGCATGGAGCTAATTTGTTTGGTTTAAAAGAGTCTGGAAATATTTATACTCGTATTATGAATCCTACTAGTGACGTATTGGAAAAGCGTATTGCTGCTTTGGAAGGTGGCGTGGGAGCGTTAGCATTTGCTTCAGGTCATGCTGCCATTAGTGCTGCTATATTTAATATTGCGCAAGCGGGGGATGAAATTGTTAGTTCCGCTACTTTGTATGGTGGTACTTACAATATGTTTGCTTATACCTTACCTCGCTTAGGCATTAAAGTGACCTTTGTTGATCCTAGTGATCCAGAGAATTTCCGTAAAGCAATAACAGATAAGACGAAGGCAGTATATGCAGAAACCATAGGAAATCCTAAAATTGATGTTCTTGATATTGAAAAAGTAGCTGCTATCGCACATGAAAATGATATTCCTTTATTGATTGATAGTACCTTTGCTACACCTTATCTTTCTCGCCCTATAGAATTTGGGGCGGATGTTGTGATTCACTCTGCTACTAAATTTATTGGTGGGCATGGCACTTCCATGGGTGGCTTAGTGATTGACAGTGGTAAATTTAATTGGGATAATGGTAAATTCCCATTGCTTAGCGAACCAGACCCAAGTTATGGCGGATTAAGCTATACAACTGCATTAGGCCCTTTGGCTTATATTATCCGTTTACGTATCCAAGTATTGCGTGATTTGGGTGCTACAGTTAGTCCCTTTAATAGCTTTTTATTTTTACAAGGCATAGAGACGTTGCATTTGCGCATGAAACGTCATAGTGAGAATGCACAAGCTGTAGCAGAGTATCTTGAAAAAAATGAACAAGTTACATGGGTGAGTTATCCAGGGTTGGCAAGTCACCCTGACTATGAATTAGCAAAAAAGTATCTTCCTAAAGGTGCGGGTGCCATTTTAACCTTTGGCATTAAAGGTGGATTAGAGGCAGGCCGGAAATTTATCGATTCGTTAAATTTGTTTTCAATACTTGCCAATGTTGGAGATGCAAAATCCCTTGTGATTCATCCTGCAAGTACAACACATTCCCAACTTACTTCTGAGCAACGTGCTACTGCTGGAGTGCCCGATGAGCTGATTCGTTTATCAATTGGTATTGAAGATAGTGTCGATATTATTGCTGATATTGAACAGGCCCTTGCGGTTGTAAAATAG